A genomic region of uncultured Paludibaculum sp. contains the following coding sequences:
- a CDS encoding globin domain-containing protein yields MRQDAQLVRESFELIREMAIPTAMLFYGRLFDMDPSLRGLFHVDFKAQSVKLMDTLSLVVESADRLDQLRPTLRDLGRRHVDYGVQPQHYQTVSTALIWALAQAMQPDFYDDVRAAWTHILDEVCREMLAGAERG; encoded by the coding sequence ATGCGGCAGGATGCACAACTGGTCCGCGAGAGCTTTGAGCTGATCCGGGAGATGGCGATCCCGACGGCGATGTTGTTTTATGGACGGCTGTTCGATATGGATCCGTCTCTACGCGGATTGTTCCACGTCGATTTCAAAGCGCAATCGGTGAAGCTGATGGACACGTTGTCACTGGTGGTGGAAAGTGCCGACCGGTTGGATCAGTTGCGGCCCACATTGAGAGACCTCGGGCGGAGGCACGTCGACTACGGCGTGCAGCCACAGCACTACCAGACGGTGAGCACAGCATTGATCTGGGCGCTGGCCCAGGCGATGCAGCCCGACTTTTACGATGACGTGCGGGCGGCCTGGACGCACATTCTGGATGAGGTTTGCCGGGAGATGCTGGCGGGGGCGGAGCGGGGCTGA
- the gcvH gene encoding glycine cleavage system protein GcvH, producing the protein MNYPETFRYTKEHEWVSVDGDTGTIGITDHAQNELGDIVYVDLPKVGSVIETGKSLGSVESVKAVSDIYAPVSGEVLEINNLLADAPEKLNEDPHGDAWLVKIRLSNPGEVAGLLSAADYQAFIGS; encoded by the coding sequence ATGAACTACCCAGAAACCTTCCGCTATACGAAAGAACATGAGTGGGTGTCCGTCGACGGCGACACCGGCACAATCGGAATCACCGATCACGCCCAGAACGAACTCGGCGATATCGTCTACGTTGACCTGCCCAAGGTCGGCTCGGTGATCGAGACAGGCAAGAGCCTGGGCTCGGTTGAGTCCGTCAAGGCCGTCAGCGACATCTACGCGCCCGTTTCGGGTGAGGTTCTCGAGATCAATAATCTCCTGGCCGACGCCCCTGAAAAACTGAACGAAGATCCTCACGGCGATGCCTGGCTCGTGAAGATTCGCCTCTCCAACCCTGGAGAGGTGGCCGGCCTCCTCTCCGCCGCCGACTATCAGGCCTTCATCGGCAGCTGA
- the gcvPB gene encoding aminomethyl-transferring glycine dehydrogenase subunit GcvPB, producing the protein MPKTLGKIRPHLTQNESLLFELSHPGKTGYQLPELDVPAVDASEALGGDNVRTEIENFPEVSEVEVIRHFTRLSTWNYGIDLGLFPLGSCTMKYNPRINEAVARIEGLAWAHPYQPESLSQGAMEIVAVLEQYLGEIFGMDAVTLQPSAGAHGEYTGIMLVRAYLESLGNPRKKVLVPDSAHGTNPATASIAGYEVATLKSNEQGMIDPAVLEAAVDDTVAAMMITNPNTVGVFEENIVKIAGILHAKGAQVYMDGANLNALVGVARPGDFGIDVLHSNLHKTFSTPHGGGGPGAGAVGVKSHLEPFLPTPRLRQANGQWTWDYNCPQSIGRVRAYYGNFGVLVRALAYIMAHGGPGLRNATLDALLNANYLRAKLAPYFQIAYNAPSMHECVFEDTRQEAKGVRTGDIAKRLIDYGFHPYTVSFPMIVHGALMIEPTETESKQELDAFCESLIAIANEIDTDPEMVKHAPYMTRTSRVDEVTAARKPIVRWKP; encoded by the coding sequence ATGCCCAAGACACTCGGCAAGATCCGCCCCCATCTCACGCAGAACGAATCCCTGCTCTTCGAGCTCTCCCATCCGGGCAAGACCGGCTATCAGCTGCCTGAACTCGATGTGCCCGCCGTGGACGCCTCCGAGGCCCTGGGTGGCGACAACGTCCGTACGGAAATCGAGAACTTCCCCGAAGTCAGCGAAGTCGAGGTCATCCGCCACTTCACGCGCCTGTCCACCTGGAACTACGGCATCGATCTGGGCCTCTTCCCGCTGGGTTCATGCACGATGAAGTACAACCCGCGCATCAATGAGGCTGTGGCCCGCATCGAAGGTCTGGCCTGGGCGCACCCCTATCAGCCAGAATCCCTTTCGCAGGGCGCCATGGAGATCGTCGCAGTTCTCGAGCAGTACCTCGGCGAGATCTTCGGCATGGATGCCGTCACGCTCCAGCCCTCCGCCGGCGCGCACGGCGAGTACACCGGCATCATGCTGGTCCGTGCTTACCTCGAGTCGTTGGGCAACCCGCGCAAGAAGGTTTTAGTCCCCGACTCCGCCCACGGCACCAACCCGGCCACGGCCAGCATCGCCGGCTACGAGGTCGCCACGCTCAAGTCCAATGAGCAGGGCATGATCGATCCCGCGGTCCTCGAAGCCGCTGTCGACGACACCGTCGCCGCCATGATGATCACCAACCCCAACACGGTTGGTGTCTTCGAAGAGAACATCGTCAAAATCGCGGGCATCCTCCATGCCAAGGGCGCCCAGGTCTACATGGATGGTGCGAACCTCAACGCGCTGGTCGGTGTCGCCCGCCCCGGCGACTTTGGTATCGACGTCCTCCACTCCAACCTGCACAAGACCTTCTCCACCCCGCACGGTGGCGGCGGTCCTGGGGCCGGAGCCGTGGGCGTCAAGTCCCACCTCGAACCCTTCCTGCCCACCCCGCGCCTGCGCCAGGCCAACGGCCAGTGGACCTGGGACTACAACTGCCCTCAATCCATCGGCCGCGTCCGCGCCTACTACGGCAACTTCGGCGTCCTGGTCCGCGCCCTGGCCTACATCATGGCTCATGGCGGCCCGGGCCTCCGCAACGCCACTCTGGACGCTCTGCTGAACGCCAACTACCTGCGCGCCAAGCTTGCGCCTTACTTCCAGATCGCCTACAACGCGCCCTCCATGCATGAGTGCGTGTTTGAGGATACCCGCCAGGAGGCCAAGGGCGTGCGCACCGGCGACATCGCCAAGCGCCTCATCGATTACGGCTTCCATCCCTATACCGTCAGCTTCCCCATGATCGTGCATGGCGCGCTCATGATCGAACCCACGGAAACGGAATCGAAGCAGGAGCTCGATGCCTTCTGCGAATCACTCATCGCCATCGCCAATGAGATCGACACCGATCCCGAGATGGTGAAGCACGCGCCTTACATGACCCGCACTTCGCGTGTGGATGAAGTCACCGCGGCGCGCAAGCCGATTGTTCGTTGGAAGCCGTAA
- the gcvPA gene encoding aminomethyl-transferring glycine dehydrogenase subunit GcvPA yields MRYLPHSDAERRAMLDACGLNSLDDLYAHLPAEALFPRTLDIPAGKSEYEISDYFKQQAARNADSYASFLGAGVYAHYRPVLCDVVVSRGEFLTSYTPYQAEIAQGTLTTIFEFQTMVCQLTGMEVANASMYDGSTAVPEAAMMAARVTGRHKFLVAANLHPEYREVLDTAARNAQLHVESFGYDPKTGTIDIAGLESKLDKDIACVILQSPNFFGIVENIRQASELAHKHGALLVVVFSEAVSLGLVEPPRDADIVVGELQSFAISPSYGGPFAGIIATKEKYMRQIPGRLVGETKDADGNRAFCLTLSTREQHIRREKATSNICTNQALIALMATVFMSVYGKQGLRELAEQNLAKAHYLAKGLDLPFSGPFFNEFVVRPKGKSPEEANAALLGKKIIGGLPLGRFFPELKDSMLLCATEMSKRADIDAVKEVLL; encoded by the coding sequence TTGCGATACCTGCCCCACTCTGACGCCGAGCGGCGTGCCATGCTCGACGCTTGCGGACTTAATTCCCTCGATGACCTCTACGCTCACCTCCCCGCGGAAGCACTCTTCCCTCGGACCCTCGACATTCCCGCCGGCAAATCGGAGTACGAAATCTCCGACTACTTCAAGCAGCAGGCTGCTAGGAACGCCGACAGCTATGCCAGTTTCCTGGGAGCGGGCGTCTATGCCCACTACCGGCCCGTTCTTTGCGACGTGGTCGTGAGCCGCGGTGAGTTCCTCACCTCCTACACGCCCTACCAGGCCGAAATCGCCCAGGGTACCCTGACGACGATCTTCGAATTCCAGACCATGGTCTGCCAGCTCACCGGCATGGAAGTTGCCAACGCGTCCATGTACGACGGCTCCACCGCCGTGCCGGAGGCCGCCATGATGGCTGCCCGCGTCACCGGCCGCCATAAGTTCCTGGTCGCCGCCAACCTCCACCCTGAGTACCGCGAAGTGCTCGACACCGCCGCCCGCAATGCGCAGCTCCATGTGGAGTCCTTCGGTTACGACCCCAAGACCGGCACCATCGACATCGCCGGTCTCGAATCGAAGCTCGACAAGGACATCGCCTGCGTCATTCTCCAGTCCCCGAACTTCTTCGGCATCGTGGAGAACATCAGGCAGGCCTCCGAACTCGCCCATAAGCACGGCGCGCTGCTGGTCGTTGTCTTCTCTGAAGCCGTTTCACTCGGCCTGGTTGAGCCGCCTCGCGATGCCGATATCGTTGTCGGTGAGCTCCAGAGTTTCGCCATCTCGCCCAGCTACGGCGGGCCCTTCGCCGGCATCATCGCCACGAAGGAAAAGTACATGCGTCAGATCCCCGGCCGCCTCGTCGGGGAGACCAAGGATGCCGACGGCAATCGCGCCTTCTGCCTCACGCTCTCCACGCGCGAACAGCACATCCGCCGCGAGAAGGCCACGTCCAACATCTGCACCAACCAGGCCCTCATCGCGCTGATGGCCACGGTCTTCATGAGCGTCTACGGCAAGCAGGGTTTGCGCGAATTGGCCGAGCAAAACCTCGCCAAGGCGCACTATCTCGCTAAGGGGCTCGATCTCCCCTTCAGTGGACCATTCTTCAACGAATTCGTCGTCCGCCCCAAGGGCAAATCTCCGGAAGAGGCTAACGCGGCGCTTCTCGGGAAGAAGATCATCGGCGGTCTGCCGCTGGGGCGCTTCTTCCCCGAGTTGAAGGACTCCATGCTGCTCTGCGCCACTGAAATGTCGAAACGCGCCGACATCGACGCCGTCAAGGAGGTTCTGCTCTAA
- a CDS encoding DUF2961 domain-containing protein, whose product MRVLVMFCAWAAVLSAQDSLDLARLHEGRAFRSSSNNTDLTSNDDSKRPIPGETVVLADLEGPGVVQHIWLTIAANEYAWPRLLRLRVYYDHSSMPSVDVPVGDFFGVGLGHERSLRSLMVVNGSEGRSRNSYWAMPFRKACKITITNEGRRRVSNLYYHVDWEKRPLPADIGYFHAWYRQELPTKPGQPYEVLSVTGRGQYVGTLLNVIQVAPGWFGEGDDHFFIDGEKVASIQGTGTEDYFNDAWSLRVGESPYWGVTTAEGTGRGSRMSAYRWHVRDPIPFQKSLRFVFEHGGWTYNENGTVRSAFEERADLFSSVAFWYQQGVAQGLPEPPYGSARLPHGNAKQIEAESLASEVRTEKGRMEIQKEVFWSRDLLYFQAEGPGSRIEIPLDVAEDGYYEIVAQVAHAPDYGDYSTLLDGAPVMDEGDLEHEPGANMRARVAFSGWGPELYVAEDRMLGWRKLTKGRHWLTFLCAGKDMRATGYHLGLDGLILAKVGQPSVVSAPVAPKDVKNLISALKDPDTVQRGVAALALRDLGVGAKEALPALAEALKDRDTGIRMTAADAIARQGHGALAVMDALIAAGEVKGEDAHVQRSVAIALGGIGPEAAKALPMLSELEKIPRVQATATTAIGQIRKKR is encoded by the coding sequence ATGCGAGTACTGGTGATGTTCTGTGCCTGGGCAGCCGTTTTGTCCGCCCAGGATTCACTGGATCTGGCGCGGCTGCACGAGGGGCGGGCGTTCCGGTCGTCCAGCAATAATACCGACCTCACCAGTAACGACGACAGCAAGCGGCCGATTCCCGGAGAGACGGTAGTGCTGGCGGACCTGGAAGGTCCAGGGGTGGTGCAGCACATCTGGCTGACCATTGCGGCGAACGAGTATGCCTGGCCGAGGCTGCTGCGCTTGCGAGTCTATTACGACCACAGCTCGATGCCGAGCGTGGACGTACCGGTGGGTGACTTCTTCGGCGTGGGGCTGGGGCACGAGCGATCCTTGCGGTCGTTGATGGTGGTGAACGGGTCAGAGGGCCGGTCGCGCAACTCCTACTGGGCGATGCCCTTCCGAAAGGCCTGCAAGATCACGATCACCAACGAGGGACGCAGGCGCGTCTCCAACTTGTACTATCACGTGGATTGGGAAAAGAGGCCGCTGCCGGCGGATATCGGGTACTTCCACGCCTGGTACCGGCAGGAGTTGCCAACGAAGCCCGGGCAGCCGTACGAAGTGCTGTCCGTCACAGGCCGGGGGCAGTATGTGGGGACGCTGCTGAATGTCATCCAGGTGGCGCCGGGCTGGTTCGGCGAGGGGGACGACCACTTCTTCATCGACGGCGAGAAGGTTGCGTCGATCCAGGGTACGGGCACAGAAGACTACTTCAACGACGCCTGGAGTTTGCGGGTGGGGGAGAGTCCGTATTGGGGAGTGACCACGGCGGAAGGTACAGGCCGAGGGTCGCGCATGTCGGCCTACCGGTGGCACGTGCGGGATCCGATTCCGTTCCAGAAGAGCCTGCGGTTCGTGTTTGAGCACGGCGGCTGGACGTACAACGAGAACGGCACGGTGCGGTCGGCGTTTGAGGAGAGGGCGGATCTGTTCTCTTCCGTGGCGTTCTGGTATCAGCAGGGGGTGGCGCAGGGCCTGCCTGAGCCGCCGTATGGTTCGGCGCGTCTGCCGCACGGGAACGCGAAGCAGATTGAAGCGGAATCGCTGGCTTCAGAGGTACGGACAGAGAAGGGCCGGATGGAGATCCAGAAGGAGGTCTTCTGGTCGCGGGATTTGTTGTACTTCCAGGCGGAGGGCCCGGGTTCGCGCATCGAGATCCCGCTGGATGTGGCGGAAGACGGGTACTACGAGATTGTGGCGCAGGTGGCGCATGCTCCGGATTATGGAGACTACAGCACACTGCTGGATGGAGCTCCAGTGATGGACGAGGGCGACCTGGAGCACGAACCGGGCGCCAACATGCGCGCGCGGGTGGCGTTTAGCGGGTGGGGTCCGGAGTTGTATGTGGCGGAAGACCGGATGCTGGGCTGGCGGAAACTGACAAAGGGGCGGCACTGGCTGACGTTCCTATGCGCCGGCAAAGACATGCGAGCCACGGGGTATCACCTGGGACTCGACGGCCTGATTCTGGCCAAGGTTGGGCAACCGTCGGTGGTGAGCGCTCCGGTGGCTCCGAAGGACGTCAAGAACCTGATCAGCGCGTTGAAGGATCCGGACACTGTACAGCGAGGCGTTGCCGCGCTGGCTCTACGTGATTTGGGCGTTGGCGCGAAAGAGGCGTTGCCGGCGCTGGCCGAAGCATTGAAGGACCGGGATACGGGGATCCGCATGACGGCGGCGGATGCGATTGCCAGGCAGGGACACGGAGCACTGGCGGTGATGGACGCACTGATCGCGGCCGGTGAGGTAAAAGGCGAAGACGCTCATGTGCAACGGAGTGTGGCGATCGCTTTGGGTGGGATTGGCCCGGAGGCAGCGAAGGCTCTGCCGATGCTGTCGGAACTGGAGAAGATCCCGCGCGTGCAGGCCACGGCGACTACCGCCATCGGTCAGATTCGGAAAAAACGTTGA
- the gcvT gene encoding glycine cleavage system aminomethyltransferase GcvT produces MSDTSAELLKTPLNEAHRALKARMVDFGGWDMPVQYSGIIDEHNTVRTAVGLFDVSHMGEIEIKGPEALSLVNYVSTNNAAKLATGQVHYAGLLYDHSGFVDDILVHKVADDSYFLCVNASNQDKDFEHIAAQNRWDCTVENAGPRYAQIAVQGPKALSTLQKLTKTDLSAIKYYWFTDGEVSGDWARIARTGYTGEDGFEIYVDPSLAGKRWTELMEAGQEFGIKPAGLGARNTLRMESGMALYGHEIDASISPLEACLQWIVKFDKGDFLGRAKLEEQKAAGLTRKLIGFEMCGRGIGRDGYEVRVAGAPAGWVTSGGPSPTLNKNIGMCYLPIDKAQPGTPIEIMIRNAPVEAVTVPIPFYKRAK; encoded by the coding sequence ATGAGTGACACTTCCGCCGAACTGCTGAAAACGCCCCTCAATGAAGCTCATCGCGCGCTCAAGGCCCGCATGGTGGACTTCGGCGGCTGGGACATGCCTGTTCAGTACTCCGGCATCATCGACGAGCACAACACCGTCCGCACGGCCGTCGGCCTGTTCGACGTCAGCCACATGGGCGAAATCGAGATCAAGGGGCCTGAAGCCCTCTCTCTCGTAAACTACGTGTCCACCAACAACGCCGCTAAGCTCGCCACTGGCCAAGTCCACTACGCCGGCCTGCTCTACGACCACAGCGGCTTCGTCGACGACATCCTGGTTCACAAAGTCGCTGACGATTCGTACTTCCTCTGCGTCAACGCCTCCAACCAGGACAAGGACTTCGAACACATCGCCGCGCAGAACCGCTGGGATTGCACTGTCGAAAACGCAGGCCCTCGGTACGCGCAAATTGCCGTCCAAGGTCCCAAGGCGCTGTCCACCCTTCAGAAACTCACCAAGACTGATCTCAGCGCCATCAAGTACTACTGGTTCACCGACGGCGAAGTCTCCGGCGACTGGGCCCGCATCGCCCGCACCGGCTACACAGGTGAAGACGGCTTCGAAATCTATGTCGATCCCAGCCTTGCCGGGAAGCGCTGGACCGAACTGATGGAAGCCGGCCAGGAGTTCGGGATCAAACCCGCCGGCCTCGGCGCCCGCAACACGCTCCGCATGGAATCCGGCATGGCCCTTTACGGGCACGAGATCGATGCTTCCATCTCCCCACTGGAGGCCTGCCTCCAGTGGATCGTCAAATTCGACAAGGGTGACTTCCTTGGCCGCGCCAAACTGGAAGAACAGAAGGCCGCCGGGCTCACCCGCAAGCTCATTGGTTTTGAAATGTGCGGTCGCGGCATCGGCCGCGACGGATATGAGGTCCGCGTCGCGGGCGCTCCCGCCGGCTGGGTGACCTCCGGCGGTCCCTCCCCGACGCTCAACAAGAACATCGGAATGTGTTATCTGCCCATCGACAAGGCTCAACCCGGAACCCCCATCGAAATCATGATCCGGAATGCACCTGTCGAGGCGGTGACCGTCCCTATCCCTTTCTACAAGCGAGCGAAATGA